ATGCCCTGCGGCATCCCACCTGGAGCATGGGCAGCAAGATCACCGTCGACAGTGCCACGCTCGCCAACAAGGCGCTCGAGGTGATCGAGGCGCACCACCTCTTCGGCGTGCCCTACGATCGTATCGACGTGGTGGTCCACCCGCAGAGCATCGTGCACTCCTTCGTGGAGTTCGTGGACGGCAGTGTGCTGGCCCAGATGGGTGTCCCGTCCATGGAATTGCCCATCCTGTATGCACTGACCTGGCCGGAACGGGCGCCGGACACCGGCGTACCATCTTTCGATCCGGTGGCAGTGGGGGGCCTGACGTTCGAGGCCGTCCGGCACGAGGACTTCCCCATGCTCCAGTTGGGCATCACGGCTGGGCGCCGGGGAGGCGCCGCGCCCGCGGTGTACAACGCAGCCAACGAGGTGGCCGTGGCACATTTTCTTGACGAACGCCTTCCCTTCGCGGGTATTGCGGCGTGTGTGTCGGCGGTGGTGGATGCGCTGGGCGCCATGCCCGGGGATACGCTGGACGCGCTGCTGACGGCGGATGCCGCCGCGCGCGATGCGGCGCACGACGCGGCGCGTGATTACGTGGATTACGTGAAGGGCAGGGTGGGGTCCTGACAACGATGGCATCACTTTCCGTCTATATCGCACCACTGCTCGTGTTCGGGCTCGTGGTGTTCGTACACGAGCTCGGGCACTTCATGGCCGCCAAGATGACCGGGGTGTATGCCCCGGTTTTCTCGCTGGGCTGGGGACGCCGCCTGTTCGGCTGGCGGCGCGGCGAAACCGACTATCGCGTGTCGATGTTCCCGCTGGGTGGGTACGTGCGCATGGCCTCGCGCGACGATGAAGCGCTGGCCGGCATCGAAGGGGCGTCCGGTGACCGCGGCTCGCTCGATGGCGCCGCCCAGCGTCCGGCCGAAGTGCCGGAAGGGCTCTGGGATCCCCAGGGCATGGCGCCTTTCGGACCCAAAGCCGTGCCGGCCAACCGCTGGGTGGAAAACAAATCCACGGCCGCCCGGGTGTTCATCCTCTCGGCCGGGGTGTTGATGAACATCCTGCTCACCATCGTGGTCTCGAGCGGGATCTACTACCGCTACGGCAACCAGTATCTGCCGGCGGTGATCGACTCGGTGGTGCCAGGCGCGCCCGCCGCGGTGGCCGGCCTGCAGGCGGGCGATCGCATCGTCGCCATCAATGGCGAGTCGGTGCGCAGCTGGGATCAGGTCCTCGATCGTGTCGCCCCGGTCACCACGGGCACCGTGACTCTCGAGGTGCAGCGCGGCGCGGAGGCCTTGCGACGGGAACTCACCCCGCAGGTGGGCGAATCGCCCGACCCGGTGACGGGGGCGCCGCGCAAAGTCGGACGGGTGGGCATCAAGGTACGCGATTCCGTGGTGCGGGAGCCCGTGGCACTCGGCACCGCGCTGACATCGGGCACCAGAGCCACCTGGAAAATGGCGCGTGAGGTGGTGCAGGTGCTCGGCGGTCTGATCTCCGGTGAGGTCTCGGCGAAAAATCTCGGCGGCCCCATTCAGATCGCGCGCACGTCGGTGCAGGCGGCCCGCAACGGGGCGGAAACGCTGTGGTCACTGATCGCCTTTCTGAGCCTCAACATCGCCATCCTGAATCTCGTGCCCATTCCCGTGCTCGACGGGGGGCAGATTCTCATGGTGCTGGCGGAGCGCGTCAAGGGCAGCGAGTTCAGCATGCGCACGCGTGAAGCCGTAGCACGGGTGGGAGTCCTCGCGGTCCTGGCGTTGATTCTCCTGGTCACATTCAACGACGTGCGATCGTTCTTCACCCGATGAGGTGTGGATGAGGGGTGTGCGGTGATGCGGCGGGTGTTCGTCGGATGCATGTGTCTGGCGGCGTTCATTCCCGGATGCCGCCGAGGCTTGCCGGATTCGGTGGACGCGCAGCCCGCCCTGTCACGCATCCCCCGCGACGTCCCGCGATTCGAGATCGACAGCGTCACCGACAGCACGGCCATCTTCCGGGTGCAGGAAGCGCGCTGGCTGCGCGCGGGCATGACGGGGTATGCCGTCGATCCGCGGCAGCGCGATGCGCTCGTCGCGCGTGTGAAAATCATGGCCTCCGATACCGCCACCGCCGTCGCGCAAGTCACGTCGCAGGTCTCGTTGGTGAAGCGGGACCACGTGTTGCTCATTCTCGCCCCGGAACGCCCCTGGTGGCGTCGTCGCACCTTCTGGGTCGGACTTGGCACCGGGATCGTGGTCGGCGGCGGAACCGCGCTGCTCGCCAAGTCGGGCGGCCACGGTGAGACCGCCGTGGTCCTGCCATCGACACCCTGAGCCGATTGCGCCGGGGAGCATGTCCGGACCGTCTTGGGTGACTCACAGACTGTGAGGGGCCGCCTGCGGCGGCGATACCAGCAGGATGAACAGCCGGATACCAGCAGGATGACTGCGGGATGAACGCAGGAATGCGGCGGGAGGCACACACCAAAGCCACTTTTTATCCTGCTGGTATCCGGCCGTTGATCCTGCTGGTATCGCGCCCGAAGGGCGCCCTTCACCCTTGCGGCGCGCCCCCCAACCACGATCTCCGCTCCGAACCCAGTCGCCTCGCGAAGGTGACGTCCCCGCCCCCCATCCAGTAGCTCCTCAACTGCAGATCAGCTTCCGCGAAATGTCCGCCGATCCCGAGGTGCGCACCACGTCGACGGTATCCTGGAACGTGCTGCAACGCGGCGCGGAGATCTGCAGCAGATAACGACCCTGCGGCAGCGTCATCGACGCCGCGCTGTCGGCCCTCAACTCGCGCGCCCGTCCGCCATCGAGCGGAATGAAGGACACGCGGGCATCGCGCGGATGGATGAGGTACCGCACGACGGCACAATCGCGCACGGGCATGTCGAGCACGACCCGTTGGCCGGCGTGCAGATCCTTCAACACCGTGTCGTATGCGGCCGTCTCACACTCGGTGGACGCCTGCGGCAGGACTGCACGCACCGTGATCGGTGCCGTGGTGGGACGCTCGCCCTTCCAGGTGCCCACTCCCACGAGCTTGCTGTCGACATAGAGCTCCGCGACATCCGGCGCCGTCACCTCCAGGTGGGCGAGGCTGCTGGCGGGACGCGGCGGGCGGGTTGGACGGTCATCGGCCGGACGCACCGGATTGGGCACCGGCGCGGGGAGCTGAGTGGCTGGCGTATCGATCGGGACCTGCACCGCGGTGCCACTGTCGGCCGTGAGGGCGGTGGAGTCGGCAGTGCGGGTCGGCACCGGCGGCACGCGCCAGTGATTCGCGCCCCAGGCGGCACCCAGCACGAGCACGGCCACCGCCGCCAGCCACCACCAGCGTCGCGGGGAATCGGGGGCGCGGAAGGCGTCCACGGTATGCGAACCGATGCGGCGCGCCGAGGCACTGCGCTCGGGTGCCGTGGAAAGCGCCGCCAGCGCATCCACCACCTGCATGGCCGACGTGAACCGCTCTTCGGGTGTCTTGGCCAGCAAACGCAGAATGACCTGCTCGAACTCGGGCGTGAGTGCGGGCACCATCGTGCGCGGGGGCAGCGGAATGTCCTCGATGTGCTGACGCGCGACCGCGTACCAGTCCTCGCCATCGAAGGGCACCCGCCCGGTGACGGTCCGGTACAACGTCACGCCCAGGGCGTAGAGATCGCTCCGGCCGTCGAGCTCCTGCCCGCGCGCCTGTTCGGGGCTGAAATAGTGCGGCGTGCCCAGGACCTGATTGGTGGCGCTCATGCCACTGGAGCCGGTGAGCGCCCGCGCGAGCCCAAAATCGGCCACGACCGCCTCGCCGTCGCCATCGACGAGGATGTTGTCCGGCTTGATGTCGCGGTGGATGATCTGGCTGGCGTGCGCCACGGCGAGGGCGGCCGCGATCCCGATGCCCAGGCGTACGGCCTCGGGCTCCGGCAGACGGTCCACCAGCGCGAGACGCCGTCCGAGCGTGACCGGATAGAGATCCATGGCCACGAAGGCGGTGCCATCGATCTGTCCGACGTCGCGGACGGTGACGATGTTCGGATGGCGCAGCCGGGCAGCGGTGGCCGCCTCCCGACGGAAGCGGCTCTCGGCGGCCTCCTGACCGGCAAACTCCGGACGCAGGACCTTGAGCGCGACCGGGATTTCGAGATCCTGGTCGACCGCCTCATAGACCCACGCGAAGGCACCCGTGCCCAGGAGCCGGGTGACTCGGTATTTGCCGATGGTACGCCCCAGATAGCGGTCGGGCACGCGGTGGTCCTTTACAGATCGGGCGGAGTGGAGTAAGCTACCATGCTACCTGCAATTGCGCGCGAAAAACGTTGCGCACGACATGCGCGAGAACGGCTGAGAATACAACGACGATGGCGTTCGACAAGGCTACCACGATCGACAAATTCCGGGCCCACGAAGGGGACACCGGATCGACCCGCGTACAGATCGCAATCCTCACGGAGCGGATCAACTACCTGACGGGCCACTTCCGTACGCACGCAAAGGATCACCACGGTCGCCGTGGACTCCTGAAGATGGTGGGCAAGCGCCGCCGTCTGCTCGACTATCTCAAGCGTACGGACGTGCAGCAGTATCGCACGCTCGTGCAGGACCTTGGACTCCGGTACTGAGCCGGATCGCGTTACGTCGTCGCGCGGGGGCAACCATGCCACCCGCGCGATTTGCGTTCTCATGAGGCTAAAAAGCAGATGATGCATCGAATCGAGCGGACCTTCGCGGGACGCCCCCTGGTCATCGAGACCGGCCGGATGGCCAAGCAGGCCGCCGGGTCCGCCGTGGTCCAGTTCGGCGAGACGATGGTGCTCGCCGCGGTGACCGTGAGCGAGAACCAGAGCCCCTTGCCGTTCTTCCCGCTCACCGTCGAATACAAAGAGAAGACCTACGCCGCCGGCAAGATCCCGGGCGGTTTCATCAAGCGCGAAGGGCGCCCGCACGATCACGAGATCCTCGCGGCCCGCATCATCGATCGCTCCATCCGCCCGCTCTTCCCGGAAGGGTTCAAGAACGAGGTCCAGGTCTTCATCTACGTGATCTCCGCCGACCAGGAGAATGACGCCGACGTGCTGGCCCTCGTGGCCGCGTCGTTCGCGCTCAACGCGTCGAAGATCCCCTTCCTCGGCCCCATCGCCGGCGTGCGCGTGGGTCGGGTGCAGGGACACTGGGTGCTCAACCCCACCTTCCAGCAGCTCGAGTTCTCCGACATGGAGCTCGTCGTGGCCGGCTCGAAGGATTCCATCGTGATGGTCGAAGGCGGCTCGCTCGAGGTGTCCGAAGAGGACGTGCTCGCATCGCTGCGCCTCTCGCACGATGGCATCCGCGAGCTCATCGCCATGCAGGACGAACTGCTCGCCAAGGTGCGGCAGCCCAAGATGGAGTGGGTGAAGGCGGAAACGCCCGAGGGCGTGTCCACGCGTGTGAAGGATCTGGCCTCGGGCCGCATCCGCGAAGCGCTCAATCAGAAGGACAAGCACACCCGCATCGAAGCCGTCGAGCGCACCAAGCGCGAACTGGCCGAAGGGCTGCTGGCCGAATTCCCCGACAACGCCAAGGATATTCACACCATCCTGGGTGACGTGGAATACCACGAGCTGCGTTCGCAGGTGCTCGACAGCGGTCGTCGCGTCGACGGGCGTCTGCCCACCGAAGTGCGGCCGATCTCCATCGACACCGGCGTGCTGCCGCGCTCGCACGGGTCCGCGCTCTTCACGCGCGGTCAGACCCAGGCGCTGGTCGCCGCGACGCTGGGCACCGCCAAGGATGCGCAGCGTCTCGATACGATCGATGAGGCCGGTGAAACGACCAAGTCGTTCATGCTGCATTACAACTTCCCGCCGTTCTCCACGGGTGAAGTGCGTCCGATGCGCGGCACCAGCCGCCGGGAAATCGGCCATGGCAACCTGGCCGAACGGGCGCTGCAGGGTGTGCTCCCCGACTTCGCCGACTTCCCGTACACCATTCGGATCGTTTCCGACGTGCTCGAGTCGAACGGCTCGTCGTCGATGGCGTCGGTGTGCGGCGGCTCGCTCTCGCTCTTCGACGCCGGTGTGCCGCTCAAGGCCGCGGTGGCGGGTGTCGCCATGGGCCTCATCAAGGAAGGCGAGCGGTATGCCATCCTGACCGACATCCTGGGCACCGAAGATCACCTCGGCGACATGGACTTCAAGGTCGCGGGCACGAAGGAAGGCATCACGTCCATCCAGATGGACATCAAGATCGAGGGGCTCGACCTCAAGATCATGGAGCAGGCGCTGTCGCAGGCGAAGGCCGGCCGTCTCCACATTCTGGGGGAGATGGACAAGGCGCTTGCCGCGCCGCGTGAAGAACTCTCCAAGTACGCGCCGCGCATCGTGACGGTGCAGATCCCGGTCGACAAGATCGGTGAACTCATCGGCCCCAAGGGCAAGAACATCCGCGGCATCCAGGACGAGACCGGCGCCGAACTCACCGTCGAGGACGACGGCACGGTCACCATCGCCGCCGTCGGTGGCGAGAGCATGGAGCGCGCCAAGCAGATGGTCATGGCCATCACCGCCGAACCGGTGGTGGGCGAGACCTACGAAGGCACCGTGAAGACGGTGACCGCGTTCGGCGCGTTCGTCGAGATCATGCCGGGCACCGAAGCGCTGCTCCATGTCTCCGAGATGCGCTGGGAGCGGGTCGAGAAGCCTGAGGACATCGTGAAGAAGGGCGACCGGGTGACCGTGAAGCTCGTCGATCGTGATGAGCGCGGCCGTCTGCGCCTCAGCATGAAGGCGTTGCTGCCGAAGCCCGAAGGCATGCCCGATGAGCCGCAGGGTGAACGTCCCCGTCGTGAAGACGGCGAACGGTCCGGTGGCGATCGTGGTGGACGCGGTGGACGGAACGGTGGTGGTCGCGATCGGCGCTGACACAGCGGGCGCCAACGCGCCCCAGTTGCACCGGACAGACCTGCCCAATGGACTGACCGTGCTCTCGGAGGCAGTTCCGGGAGCACGGTCGGTTGCTTTCGGGGCCTGGGTCCGGGCCGCGACGTTGCACGAGCGCCCGGAGGAAATGGGCGTGTCGCATCTCCTCGAGCACATGGTCTTCAAGGGCACCCGGTCACGGTCGGCCCAGGAGATCGCGCTGTCGCTCGAGACCCTCGGCGGTTCCCTCGATGCCTACACCGAGCGGGAACACACGTCGTATCAGGCGCGCGTGCTCGACGAACATCTGGGCGAAGCCGCGTCGGTCATCGGAGAGCTGATCTTCGAACCGCTGTTGCGGCACGAGGATCTGACGCTCGAGCGCAAGGTGATCCTCGAAGAGATCAGCATGGTCGAGGACACCCCCGACGACATCATCTTCGACGTGCACAATCGCGCGGTGTGGGGTGATCATCCCCACGGCTACGCCATTCTCGGCACCCGGGAAACGGTGAAGTCGCTGGACGTCTCGCACCTGCGGGCATTGCACGAGCGGGCCTATCATCCCGGCCGCCTGGTGGTGGCCGCATCGGGACGTGTGGAGCACGATCAGTTGCTGGACGTGCTCGATCACGCCGGGTGGTTGTCCCATGCGCGGGGTGACATGACCCCGTTCGCGCTCGATCCGGTCGAAGCCGCCGGACCCCACGCCGAGCATGTGATGCGCAAGGACATCGCGCAGACCCATCTCGTGCTGGGCGGTCCCGGACTCGCGCATGGCGATCCCAGGCGGTATGCGTTCGCGCTGGTCGACATGCTGCTGGGTGGCGGCATGAGCTCGCGGCTGTTTCAGCGTGTGCGCGAGGAACTGGGCCTCGCCTACAGCGTGCACACGTTCAGCAGCGCCTTTGCCGACACCGGCGCGCACGGCGTGTATCTCGCCACGGCGCCGGAAAGCGCACAGGAAGCTCTGGATGCCGTGCGGGACGTGCTGCGCGAGGTGGCCACGCATGGCCTGCCGGAAGAGGATCTCGTGGCCGGCAAGCGACAACTCCGGGGCCAGCTGGTACTTTCCATGGAAGGGGTCTCATCACGGATGTATCGGGCGGCGACGACGGCCCTCTACGGCGAACCGTTCCGTTCCGTCGATGAACTGATGGCGCTCGTCGATGCAATCGACGAGGATACAGTACGGGATGTGGCGCACGACTTTTTCGACCCCGACCGGCACATCCTGGTCAGCCTCGGCCCGCAAGCCGTCCGCTGACCTTCCCGCCGGATGACGACGTCGTCGTTGACGTCGTCATCGCCAGGCACACACGCTGTTCACGATCGCTGTTCACTCCTCTTTTTCCCTCCTCGACTATGCGCATCGGCGTACCGAAAGAGATCAAGACCAATGAGAATCGCGTGGCTCTCGTTCCCGCGGGCGCGGAAGCGCTGACCGCGGCAGGGCACGAGGTTTTTGTCGAAACGGGCGCCGGCATCGGCAGCGGTTTCGACGACGAAGCATACCGCGCCGTGGGCGCACAGATCGTGCCCGACGCGGCCACCGCGTGGGGCAAGGCCGAACTGTTGCTCAAGGTGAAGGAGCCCATCGCCAGCGAATGGCAGCATCTGCGCGCCGATCTCACGCTCTTCACGTATTTCCACTTCGCCGCCGATGAAGCGCTCACCAAGGCGCATCTGGCGAGCGGTGCCACGTGCATCGCGTACGAGACGGTGGAACTGCCCAGCCGTGAGCTGCCGCTGCTGACGCCGATGTCGGAGGTGGCGGGCCGCATGGCGGTGCAGGAGGGGGCCAAGTACCTCGAGAAGCTGTACGGTGGGCGTGGGGTGCTGCTGGGTGGCGTGCCGGGCGTGGCGCCGGCCAAGGTCGTCATCCTGGGCGGCGGTGTGGTGGGCGTGAATGCCGCCAAGATGGCCGCCGGTCTGGGGGCCAAGGTGGTGGTGCTCGACCTCTCGCTCGAGCGTCTGCGCTACCTCTCGGACGTGATGCCGGCCAACGTGCAGCTCATCCACTCCAACCGGCACAATATCATCGAGCAGATCAGCACCTGCGATCTGGTCATCGGCGGGGTGCTGATTCCGGGCGCCAAGGCCCCCAAGCTGGTGCGCAAGGCCGACCTGGCCCGCATGCGTCCCGGCGCCGTGATCGTCGACGTGGCCGTCGACCAGGGCGGCTGCGTGGAGACCATCACGCCCACCACGCACGAGAACCCCACGTACACGGTGGATGGCATCATCCACTACGCCGTGGCCAACATGCCGGGCGCGGTGCCGCGCACGTCCACGCTGGCCCTGACCAACGCCACGCTGCCGTACACGCTGCAGCTGGCCAACAAGGGCTGGAAGCGGGCGCTGAAGGACAACGGCGCGTTGCTCAAGGGGCTCAACATGTCCGCCGGTCAGGTGACCTATCGTGGTGTTGCCGACGCGTTCGGGATGGAGATGACCGACCCGGCCAGCTTCGTGGCCTGATCCGGTCGTTGGGTGGTCCACCGCAGGATCGACGCCGGTCGGTCCTGCGGTTCGTTCTTTCCGGAACTGCCATGCGGTATGCCAGGTGGTGTGCTAGGTCACGATCCCACAACGGCTTGTCCGCTTTCGCGTGCTCCGGTACTTTACCGCGATAGCATTTGTCGCACTTCGTCGCATTTCATCGAGGCGTCCCCTGCAGAGGGCCACGCCGCCCCGTGATCTCTGGATGTTCTGGCCCTTCAGCAAGTCCAACTCGTTCTTCCCGGCGAACGCCATCGCCGTGGACCTCGGCACCGCGAACACCCTGATCTACGTGAAGGGCGAAGGCATCGTCCTGAACGAACCCTCGGTCGTGGCGCTCGATCGCGAGACCAAGAAGATCAAGGGCGTCGGCCTCGAAGCCAAACGCATGCTGGGGCGCACGCCCGACGGCATCATGGCGGTGCGGCCCATGAAGGACGGCGTCATCGCCGACTTCGACGTGACGGAAAAGATGCTGCGGTATTTCCTCACGCTCGTCATCGACAAGCATGTCTTCAAGGTGAAGCCGCGCGTGATCGTGTGTGTGCCGTCGGGCATCACCGAAGTGGAGAAGCGCGCGGTGCGCGATTCCGCGCTGGGCGCGGGCGCGAAGGAAGTGTTCATGGTGACGGAACCCATGGCCGCAGCCATCGGTGTCGGCCTGCCGGTCGAGTCGCCCACGGGCAACATGGTGATCGACATCGGCGGCGGCACCACCGAGATCGCCGTCATCGCGTTGTCGGGCATCGTGAGCGACACGTCCATCCGCACGGGTGGTGATGAACTCGACATCAGCATCGTGCAGTTCATGCGCAAGAACTACAATCTGCTGATCGGCGAGCCCACGGCGGAGCAGATCAAGATCCAGATCGGTTCGGCGTATCCGGTGGGCGATGAACGCGAGATGGAAGTGAAGGGCCGCGATCTCGTCTCCGGCATTCCGAAGACGGTGCGTGTGCATTCGAGCGAAATCCGCGAAGCGGTGCAGGAACCCATCCAGCAGATCGTCGATGCGGTGCGCCGCGCACTCGAAATCACGCCGCCCGAACTGGCGTCGGACATCGTCGATCGTGGGATCGTGATGACCGGCGGTGGTGCGCTCATTCGTGGTCTCGATGTGCTGCTGTCGCAGGAAACCGGATTGCCGATTCACGTGGACGAGGATCCGCTCACGTGCGTGGTGCGCGGCACCGGCAAGATCCTCGACGACGAAGAGAAGTACTGGTCGGTTCTCACCACCTGATCGCGGGCTGAGCGCGTGGCCCGCACGGTTCGCAGTGAAGGGCGTCTCGACACGGTGCTGGTCCTGGTCTGTGTCGTGTTGTCGGCGCTCGCGATGCTGATGTCGCGTCGCACGCGGGAACAGGCCGCGGCGACGTTACGCACCACGGTGCTCGCCCCGCTGGTGGTGCTGGAGGGGCAGGCGGCGTCGGTCCGCGCGGCGGTGGCGTCGCGTGATGCATTGCTGCAGACACGCGGACGGGCCACCGCGGACACGCTGAGTGTGCGCGCCGTGGCCGACGAGAATGCCGTGCTGCGCAGGCTGATCGGACTCTCCGCGCGGCTGCGCGATGGGTTCGTGCCCGCGGAACTGCTGCCGTCGCGGGCGGGCGATGAATTCACCATCGCACTCACCACGGGCAGTGATGCGGGCGTGCAGCCGTTTCTGCCGGTGGTGACGGCCGATGGCCTCGTGGGCATGGTGGAGAGCGTCGATCACACCACGAGTTTTGCGATCACGTGGGCGCACCCCGATTTTCGCGTGAGCGCGATGAGCATCGATCAGAGCGCGTTCGGCATCGTGCAACCGCATCTTGGAGCGGGCGCCGAACGCTGGCTGCTGGAAATGCGCGGGGTGCCGTTCCGCGCCAAGCTCGACTCCGGGACGCTCATCGTGAGCTCCGGCCTCGGCGCCACGTATCCGCGGGGGATTCCCGTGGGCACCGTGATCGGTGAAGTGAACACTCCCGAGAAGTGGGCGCGCACATATC
The nucleotide sequence above comes from Gemmatimonas aurantiaca. Encoded proteins:
- the rseP gene encoding RIP metalloprotease RseP gives rise to the protein MASLSVYIAPLLVFGLVVFVHELGHFMAAKMTGVYAPVFSLGWGRRLFGWRRGETDYRVSMFPLGGYVRMASRDDEALAGIEGASGDRGSLDGAAQRPAEVPEGLWDPQGMAPFGPKAVPANRWVENKSTAARVFILSAGVLMNILLTIVVSSGIYYRYGNQYLPAVIDSVVPGAPAAVAGLQAGDRIVAINGESVRSWDQVLDRVAPVTTGTVTLEVQRGAEALRRELTPQVGESPDPVTGAPRKVGRVGIKVRDSVVREPVALGTALTSGTRATWKMAREVVQVLGGLISGEVSAKNLGGPIQIARTSVQAARNGAETLWSLIAFLSLNIAILNLVPIPVLDGGQILMVLAERVKGSEFSMRTREAVARVGVLAVLALILLVTFNDVRSFFTR
- a CDS encoding serine/threonine-protein kinase translates to MPDRYLGRTIGKYRVTRLLGTGAFAWVYEAVDQDLEIPVALKVLRPEFAGQEAAESRFRREAATAARLRHPNIVTVRDVGQIDGTAFVAMDLYPVTLGRRLALVDRLPEPEAVRLGIGIAAALAVAHASQIIHRDIKPDNILVDGDGEAVVADFGLARALTGSSGMSATNQVLGTPHYFSPEQARGQELDGRSDLYALGVTLYRTVTGRVPFDGEDWYAVARQHIEDIPLPPRTMVPALTPEFEQVILRLLAKTPEERFTSAMQVVDALAALSTAPERSASARRIGSHTVDAFRAPDSPRRWWWLAAVAVLVLGAAWGANHWRVPPVPTRTADSTALTADSGTAVQVPIDTPATQLPAPVPNPVRPADDRPTRPPRPASSLAHLEVTAPDVAELYVDSKLVGVGTWKGERPTTAPITVRAVLPQASTECETAAYDTVLKDLHAGQRVVLDMPVRDCAVVRYLIHPRDARVSFIPLDGGRARELRADSAASMTLPQGRYLLQISAPRCSTFQDTVDVVRTSGSADISRKLICS
- the rpsO gene encoding 30S ribosomal protein S15 codes for the protein MAFDKATTIDKFRAHEGDTGSTRVQIAILTERINYLTGHFRTHAKDHHGRRGLLKMVGKRRRLLDYLKRTDVQQYRTLVQDLGLRY
- a CDS encoding polyribonucleotide nucleotidyltransferase: MHRIERTFAGRPLVIETGRMAKQAAGSAVVQFGETMVLAAVTVSENQSPLPFFPLTVEYKEKTYAAGKIPGGFIKREGRPHDHEILAARIIDRSIRPLFPEGFKNEVQVFIYVISADQENDADVLALVAASFALNASKIPFLGPIAGVRVGRVQGHWVLNPTFQQLEFSDMELVVAGSKDSIVMVEGGSLEVSEEDVLASLRLSHDGIRELIAMQDELLAKVRQPKMEWVKAETPEGVSTRVKDLASGRIREALNQKDKHTRIEAVERTKRELAEGLLAEFPDNAKDIHTILGDVEYHELRSQVLDSGRRVDGRLPTEVRPISIDTGVLPRSHGSALFTRGQTQALVAATLGTAKDAQRLDTIDEAGETTKSFMLHYNFPPFSTGEVRPMRGTSRREIGHGNLAERALQGVLPDFADFPYTIRIVSDVLESNGSSSMASVCGGSLSLFDAGVPLKAAVAGVAMGLIKEGERYAILTDILGTEDHLGDMDFKVAGTKEGITSIQMDIKIEGLDLKIMEQALSQAKAGRLHILGEMDKALAAPREELSKYAPRIVTVQIPVDKIGELIGPKGKNIRGIQDETGAELTVEDDGTVTIAAVGGESMERAKQMVMAITAEPVVGETYEGTVKTVTAFGAFVEIMPGTEALLHVSEMRWERVEKPEDIVKKGDRVTVKLVDRDERGRLRLSMKALLPKPEGMPDEPQGERPRREDGERSGGDRGGRGGRNGGGRDRR
- a CDS encoding pitrilysin family protein, encoding MNVPVVKTANGPVAIVVDAVDGTVVVAIGADTAGANAPQLHRTDLPNGLTVLSEAVPGARSVAFGAWVRAATLHERPEEMGVSHLLEHMVFKGTRSRSAQEIALSLETLGGSLDAYTEREHTSYQARVLDEHLGEAASVIGELIFEPLLRHEDLTLERKVILEEISMVEDTPDDIIFDVHNRAVWGDHPHGYAILGTRETVKSLDVSHLRALHERAYHPGRLVVAASGRVEHDQLLDVLDHAGWLSHARGDMTPFALDPVEAAGPHAEHVMRKDIAQTHLVLGGPGLAHGDPRRYAFALVDMLLGGGMSSRLFQRVREELGLAYSVHTFSSAFADTGAHGVYLATAPESAQEALDAVRDVLREVATHGLPEEDLVAGKRQLRGQLVLSMEGVSSRMYRAATTALYGEPFRSVDELMALVDAIDEDTVRDVAHDFFDPDRHILVSLGPQAVR
- the ald gene encoding alanine dehydrogenase, giving the protein MRIGVPKEIKTNENRVALVPAGAEALTAAGHEVFVETGAGIGSGFDDEAYRAVGAQIVPDAATAWGKAELLLKVKEPIASEWQHLRADLTLFTYFHFAADEALTKAHLASGATCIAYETVELPSRELPLLTPMSEVAGRMAVQEGAKYLEKLYGGRGVLLGGVPGVAPAKVVILGGGVVGVNAAKMAAGLGAKVVVLDLSLERLRYLSDVMPANVQLIHSNRHNIIEQISTCDLVIGGVLIPGAKAPKLVRKADLARMRPGAVIVDVAVDQGGCVETITPTTHENPTYTVDGIIHYAVANMPGAVPRTSTLALTNATLPYTLQLANKGWKRALKDNGALLKGLNMSAGQVTYRGVADAFGMEMTDPASFVA
- a CDS encoding rod shape-determining protein, which gives rise to MFWPFSKSNSFFPANAIAVDLGTANTLIYVKGEGIVLNEPSVVALDRETKKIKGVGLEAKRMLGRTPDGIMAVRPMKDGVIADFDVTEKMLRYFLTLVIDKHVFKVKPRVIVCVPSGITEVEKRAVRDSALGAGAKEVFMVTEPMAAAIGVGLPVESPTGNMVIDIGGGTTEIAVIALSGIVSDTSIRTGGDELDISIVQFMRKNYNLLIGEPTAEQIKIQIGSAYPVGDEREMEVKGRDLVSGIPKTVRVHSSEIREAVQEPIQQIVDAVRRALEITPPELASDIVDRGIVMTGGGALIRGLDVLLSQETGLPIHVDEDPLTCVVRGTGKILDDEEKYWSVLTT
- the mreC gene encoding rod shape-determining protein MreC, which produces MARTVRSEGRLDTVLVLVCVVLSALAMLMSRRTREQAAATLRTTVLAPLVVLEGQAASVRAAVASRDALLQTRGRATADTLSVRAVADENAVLRRLIGLSARLRDGFVPAELLPSRAGDEFTIALTTGSDAGVQPFLPVVTADGLVGMVESVDHTTSFAITWAHPDFRVSAMSIDQSAFGIVQPHLGAGAERWLLEMRGVPFRAKLDSGTLIVSSGLGATYPRGIPVGTVIGEVNTPEKWARTYLVKPSVLPEAIGPVLVLLPARAQRGVNGVWTTVAAADSAARAVAAAGDSLARKAALDELAARRAALAAQLADSLAAADTIGGGLSTRPAPRVMTRADSLRADSVRARQRADSIARARQTGPPPDADRQWDAQWDAEARR